One region of Akkermansiaceae bacterium genomic DNA includes:
- a CDS encoding metallophosphoesterase: MASTIRWLHLSDFHVGKDDYAGYKMFDYIIAHVKQRKDEGFTPDFIFVTGDLANKGLESEYTDFWLGFMDVLQDAVGNDIVGRTFVVPGNHDVDRDLNQAFGRDEMLAASSKHFDPTERGLKARQMLIPRFQAFDSSDQTLAKGAFTSMAGAFSSVLTLRDKKVGIAGINTAWLCKDEHDDGKLTPGKGMVEQALNAIKDAHLRIVLGHHPLDWLLPAEQKSIKSLFGQNGVIYLHGHLHDEWAEPTYGGGHQFLAIQSGAAFQAREREKWRNGLVWGEADLDTTEIRLQPRRWISDQQSWVPATDAFHEYHRSGDWWHYPMPGSEPAKKLGKIEQRPPTSTPKGWAVSKASELALHLKPLETEAAVRFFNGAAPSWATALSTSIPRRKIVGSLASRFQDAEAAGRPLVAVLLAAGCEGKTTAMLQAAGQIVEGKPDWRILRRIDDAEPFLPDDILPELIKEYHWLVVIDEADRAAKSITEFLPRLSRELDGRVHFLLACRDSDWLGSRADDLRWSDVSIFQKERLAGLDADDAKAIVTAWGDFGNAGLGDMVSVDEGKRAEVLANQAREEAKTQKGALFGALLAVRHGSDLPNHARLMLDRLRQRSIPGGCTLHEALAYVAAMHAEGLEFLSRPVLAQVLACPLSRLHREVLTPLGQEAAATSTSSFIFTRHRRIAQALVEVLEKEFGVDVGDLFVALAVAAIDAAKDGHYVTDLSEWRFKFARYFLDAGKEELAIKIGKAVLSRESTDFRQISNLSSLYRQTGATEEAVGLFRSRPASMSMDRGSYFEWGTAEGLNGDAVGSVILIGFSLSDDCSSSWVDNNRAKLGLAGLGVALGELFENYRASVFRDARVGVAVLGQQLELDTTTAAHFRKHIDEGKKVGAVVPTVDEAFTLFRKSVAAAESIGVNEFVDAIVPDAAHLDFEGLKRLVYAAAESRHRC; the protein is encoded by the coding sequence TGGATGTCTTACAAGATGCGGTGGGAAATGATATTGTCGGGCGGACCTTCGTCGTTCCTGGAAACCACGATGTCGACCGCGATCTTAACCAAGCGTTCGGACGCGATGAAATGTTGGCCGCGTCGAGCAAGCATTTCGATCCGACTGAGAGGGGGTTAAAAGCTCGGCAAATGCTTATACCGCGTTTCCAGGCTTTCGACAGCAGCGATCAGACCTTGGCGAAAGGGGCCTTCACAAGTATGGCAGGAGCATTTTCTTCAGTGCTAACGCTCCGCGACAAAAAAGTCGGAATTGCGGGTATTAACACTGCGTGGCTATGCAAGGATGAACATGACGATGGGAAGCTGACCCCAGGAAAAGGAATGGTGGAGCAGGCGTTGAACGCCATAAAAGATGCTCATCTTCGTATCGTTCTTGGTCATCACCCGCTTGACTGGCTGTTGCCTGCTGAACAAAAATCCATCAAAAGCCTGTTCGGTCAAAATGGGGTCATTTATTTGCACGGGCATCTTCACGACGAATGGGCAGAGCCTACCTACGGCGGCGGGCATCAATTTTTGGCGATTCAGTCTGGTGCCGCCTTTCAGGCGCGTGAGCGCGAGAAGTGGCGCAATGGCCTCGTGTGGGGCGAGGCCGATTTAGATACGACCGAGATTCGCCTCCAACCTCGCCGTTGGATTTCTGACCAGCAGTCGTGGGTTCCCGCGACAGACGCCTTCCATGAGTATCATCGGAGCGGAGATTGGTGGCACTATCCTATGCCCGGTAGTGAGCCTGCCAAGAAGCTCGGGAAAATAGAACAGCGACCGCCAACATCTACGCCAAAAGGGTGGGCTGTTTCCAAAGCCAGCGAGCTTGCTCTTCATCTTAAACCGCTCGAAACTGAAGCTGCCGTTCGCTTCTTCAACGGTGCAGCTCCCTCTTGGGCAACAGCCCTCTCAACTTCCATTCCTCGCAGGAAGATTGTAGGATCTCTGGCCTCCCGATTTCAGGATGCAGAAGCGGCGGGGCGCCCGCTCGTGGCAGTTTTACTCGCAGCTGGTTGCGAAGGAAAGACGACTGCGATGCTTCAGGCCGCCGGCCAAATAGTGGAGGGCAAACCTGACTGGCGGATTCTCCGCCGTATTGATGACGCCGAACCATTCCTGCCTGACGACATTCTTCCCGAGCTCATCAAGGAGTATCATTGGCTGGTAGTTATTGACGAGGCCGACCGCGCAGCGAAATCAATAACTGAATTTCTGCCCCGACTTAGCCGTGAACTTGATGGTCGCGTTCATTTCTTGTTGGCGTGTCGAGATTCAGATTGGCTGGGGTCACGCGCGGATGATCTCAGATGGAGTGATGTCTCCATTTTCCAAAAGGAGCGATTAGCCGGCCTCGATGCTGACGATGCCAAAGCAATAGTTACGGCATGGGGTGACTTTGGAAACGCAGGTCTTGGCGACATGGTTAGTGTGGATGAAGGTAAGCGAGCAGAGGTTCTTGCTAATCAAGCGCGCGAGGAGGCTAAAACTCAAAAGGGAGCCCTATTCGGAGCATTGCTGGCAGTGCGTCATGGTAGCGATCTCCCGAATCACGCTCGGCTGATGCTCGATAGATTGCGTCAGCGTTCAATTCCAGGAGGGTGCACGCTTCACGAGGCTTTGGCATACGTGGCTGCGATGCACGCAGAAGGACTTGAATTCTTGTCACGGCCGGTGCTCGCCCAAGTGTTAGCGTGTCCATTGAGTCGACTTCACCGAGAAGTTTTGACCCCTCTTGGGCAGGAGGCTGCGGCCACCTCCACATCTTCTTTCATATTCACGCGCCACCGCCGAATTGCGCAAGCATTGGTTGAGGTTCTTGAGAAGGAGTTTGGCGTGGATGTGGGGGATTTGTTCGTCGCATTGGCCGTGGCAGCCATTGATGCAGCAAAGGATGGGCATTACGTGACTGACCTTTCTGAATGGCGATTCAAGTTTGCCAGATACTTCCTAGATGCGGGGAAAGAGGAGCTCGCAATCAAGATCGGCAAAGCCGTTCTATCTCGTGAATCGACCGATTTCAGACAAATTTCCAATCTATCCAGTTTGTATCGACAGACCGGGGCTACGGAGGAAGCGGTCGGACTTTTCCGCTCTCGTCCTGCTTCAATGAGCATGGATCGGGGCTCTTATTTCGAGTGGGGGACAGCTGAGGGGTTAAATGGCGATGCTGTAGGGAGTGTCATTTTGATCGGCTTCTCGCTGAGCGACGACTGCAGCTCTTCGTGGGTAGACAACAACCGCGCAAAACTTGGGCTGGCAGGGTTAGGGGTGGCGCTGGGTGAGCTTTTCGAAAATTATCGTGCAAGCGTTTTTCGTGATGCCCGTGTCGGAGTAGCTGTGCTCGGACAGCAACTCGAACTCGATACGACCACGGCGGCCCACTTTAGGAAGCACATAGATGAAGGAAAAAAAGTAGGAGCGGTTGTGCCAACCGTTGATGAGGCGTTTACTTTGTTTCGTAAGAGTGTCGCTGCAGCTGAGTCTATTGGAGTTAATGAGTTTGTGGACGCGATCGTTCCCGACGCTGCTCACCTGGATTTCGAAGGCTTGAAACGTTTAGTTTATGCCGCTGCCGAATCACGTCACCGTTGCTAG
- a CDS encoding MFS transporter produces MSSRSTTNARLSLMMFLQFFIWGAFFVPMGGYLAELFKGREGLNAIIGESYATHNWAGLIAPLFVGLVADRFFNAERVNGFLHLVGAALLFYCSTLTEPGAVFWGLLAYFMCYMPTLALVNTITFKNIESSERDFPKIRLWGTIGWIVSGLVVAQSMFGLFPFPVLPGIDNAGATSFPMKLAAVVSIIYGIYSFTLPACPPGARGKKVSFAKLLGLDALKLFKDRSFAVFAVCSFLICIPLAFYYARTYEFADKMAFGPRAGSVMALGQVSEIVFMALVPFFFRKLGVKWMLLVGMLAWTARYAVFGLTPSAPAMLVLGIVLHGICYDFFFVTGQLYTDRKAPEEIRASAQALIGLLTYGAGMLVGNYILGWWGDRIKLDPTTQAGWLAGAQEFWLLPAGIALVVAVVFAVTFRDRSADSES; encoded by the coding sequence ATGAGTTCCCGGAGTACGACCAACGCCCGCCTTTCCCTGATGATGTTCCTCCAGTTTTTCATCTGGGGGGCTTTCTTCGTGCCGATGGGCGGTTATCTCGCGGAGCTGTTCAAGGGCCGGGAGGGACTGAATGCCATCATCGGTGAGAGCTACGCGACGCACAACTGGGCGGGCCTGATCGCGCCGCTGTTCGTGGGACTGGTGGCCGACCGTTTTTTCAATGCGGAGCGGGTGAACGGCTTCCTGCATCTGGTGGGGGCGGCGCTGCTCTTCTACTGCTCCACTCTCACGGAGCCGGGGGCGGTGTTCTGGGGCCTGCTCGCGTATTTCATGTGCTATATGCCCACGCTGGCTCTGGTGAACACCATCACCTTCAAGAACATCGAAAGCAGCGAGCGCGATTTCCCAAAGATCCGCCTGTGGGGCACCATCGGCTGGATCGTTTCCGGATTGGTCGTGGCGCAGTCCATGTTTGGTCTGTTCCCTTTCCCGGTGCTGCCGGGCATCGACAATGCGGGGGCCACCTCGTTCCCGATGAAGCTGGCCGCGGTGGTGAGCATCATCTACGGCATCTACAGCTTCACCCTGCCCGCCTGCCCTCCGGGAGCACGGGGAAAGAAGGTGAGCTTCGCGAAGCTGCTGGGACTGGATGCGCTGAAGCTTTTCAAGGACCGCTCCTTCGCGGTGTTCGCGGTCTGTTCCTTCCTCATCTGCATCCCGCTCGCCTTCTACTACGCCCGCACGTATGAGTTCGCGGACAAGATGGCTTTCGGACCCCGGGCGGGCAGTGTCATGGCGCTGGGCCAGGTGAGCGAGATCGTGTTCATGGCGCTGGTGCCGTTTTTCTTCCGCAAGCTGGGGGTGAAGTGGATGCTGCTGGTGGGCATGCTGGCATGGACCGCCCGCTATGCGGTTTTCGGTCTCACCCCGTCGGCACCTGCCATGCTGGTGCTCGGCATCGTGCTGCACGGCATCTGCTATGACTTCTTCTTCGTGACCGGCCAGCTCTACACCGACCGGAAGGCTCCGGAGGAAATCCGGGCGTCAGCCCAGGCGCTCATCGGTCTGCTGACCTACGGTGCTGGTATGCTGGTGGGCAACTACATCCTCGGCTGGTGGGGGGACCGCATCAAGCTGGACCCCACCACCCAGGCTGGCTGGCTGGCCGGGGCGCAGGAATTCTGGCTGCTGCCGGCGGGCATCGCGCTGGTGGTGGCGGTGGTATTCGCCGTCACTTTCCGGGACCGCAGTGCTGACAGCGAAAGCTGA
- a CDS encoding formylglycine-generating enzyme family protein, which yields MIRKLPFLALSILPAVAAELPHPDLLPTTKAIHEKIAKKADGDAASMKAYTETATLAGNATYDLVPIPGGEFTIGSPASEAGRKDDEGPQRKLKVEPFWMGKLEITWDIYRPFMENGKSRNKNGTLNRDSDIMTPEPPTVGDGETLSDSITQPTPPYMPMHFEMGEGYSKSYPAVGMTHHAANKFCEWLSEQTGHFYRLPTEAEWEYACRAGTTTTYSFGDDVSKLDEYAWHAKNSEYSYQKVGTKKPNPWGLHDMHGNVSEHVLDQYLPDAYSKLKDGDAASFVPAPNRYPTIVRGGNWEADPELLRSAARVGSDPMWKVIDPQVPKSIWYFTNAPFLGFRIVRPLKTPTVEEMHAYWNQGPGPTE from the coding sequence ATGATCCGTAAGCTCCCATTCCTCGCCCTGTCCATTCTTCCCGCTGTTGCCGCGGAACTTCCGCATCCGGACCTGTTGCCAACGACCAAGGCGATCCACGAGAAGATCGCGAAAAAGGCGGACGGGGATGCCGCCTCGATGAAGGCCTACACGGAGACGGCCACCCTGGCGGGAAATGCGACCTATGACCTGGTGCCGATCCCGGGCGGGGAGTTCACCATCGGCTCCCCGGCGTCCGAAGCGGGCCGCAAGGACGATGAAGGTCCCCAGCGGAAGCTGAAGGTGGAACCATTCTGGATGGGCAAGCTGGAGATCACCTGGGACATCTACCGTCCCTTCATGGAGAACGGAAAGAGCCGCAACAAGAACGGCACGCTCAACCGTGACTCCGACATCATGACCCCGGAGCCGCCGACGGTGGGGGATGGCGAGACGTTGAGCGACTCGATCACCCAGCCGACCCCGCCCTACATGCCGATGCACTTCGAGATGGGTGAAGGTTACTCGAAAAGCTACCCGGCGGTGGGCATGACCCACCATGCCGCCAACAAGTTCTGCGAGTGGCTCAGCGAACAGACCGGCCACTTCTACCGCCTGCCCACGGAGGCGGAGTGGGAGTACGCCTGCCGCGCGGGGACCACCACCACCTACAGCTTCGGTGACGACGTGTCGAAGCTGGATGAGTATGCGTGGCACGCGAAGAACTCGGAATACAGCTACCAGAAGGTGGGGACGAAGAAGCCCAACCCGTGGGGCCTCCACGACATGCACGGCAACGTGTCAGAGCACGTGCTCGACCAATATCTCCCTGATGCCTACTCGAAGCTGAAGGACGGGGATGCGGCATCCTTCGTCCCCGCGCCCAATCGCTATCCCACCATCGTCCGCGGCGGGAACTGGGAGGCGGATCCGGAACTCCTGCGGAGTGCGGCCCGGGTGGGGAGTGACCCGATGTGGAAGGTCATCGACCCGCAGGTGCCGAAGTCCATCTGGTATTTCACCAACGCGCCTTTCCTCGGCTTCCGCATCGTGAGGCCGCTGAAGACCCCGACCGTGGAGGAAATGCACGCCTACTGGAACCAAGGTCCGGGACCGACGGAGTGA